One Paralichthys olivaceus isolate ysfri-2021 chromosome 8, ASM2471397v2, whole genome shotgun sequence genomic region harbors:
- the gpr179 gene encoding metabotropic glycine receptor encodes MDPVWLLLLLPSLLRAQVTPDSTAGVLVESDNSTDSLTNSTRTSDPASSFRPSESPGSAATPSEAPTQEEDDWTPAETFLYTGDPFSLEVARCSRAYSSAGQTGSLPVSFGPPLRPALDALASTANFLNMIFQASDLRESTVQEDMEWYHALVRALLEADVLIQQALLTFDADPTTPVPQLVLRATRNPTAKVQTIILQDLSKAWESLHPPAPAPDDSWFTSFKFPESNQPMAALSKRVLLNDLSTLDTPKWGQGDSYVTNRSGVRWASAPFLDCEDGRFVPGWMLTLSTSFYGLKPDLTPEFRGVIRVDVNIQDIDLDQCAAGDSWFADTHQCNRTSMECVPVPGRGFRLGQYCCRCQEGFYNPELIPLDSDGGPVNRSEGGDMCYPNMPICLPCWPGCKSCEDGTPCWVQEDWLLRAAVLAIQGVFMLLIFVSMLAAYRHRRNRRIRASGLLLLEMILFGSLLLYFPVFILYFKPSTFRCILLRWVRMLGFSIVYGIVTLKMYRVLKVFLSRTAQRVPYMSSLHLLRILGVMLMTVSWFLCAWTVGVLQNRDRNIPVFVTTNTTDGQGFNLCYLDRWDYMMAVAELLFLCWGSSLWTAVRPVPSAFHEPRYMGIAIHNELLLSSMFHLLRFTFPSLHPDWMLLLSFTHTHVTITVTLALLFIPKFLHVSKPGREEIAAEVYEDEVDLRRSGSYLNSSFHSAWSEHSVDPEDFRDELKKLYAQLEVHKTKKMTANNPHLSKKRSSRCALGRSIIKRIAEIPESMSRQCSREEKDGSFHSRSVNMSDYSRRTPDTVSISYKSSMKSPSPSPSMRKSQSEHHYVRERDSSKRDSMLKAHVVKTPSQRSQTDSLDIPPGVCKSASAQNLTIDINLLHPDHTRLHKSWSLTSTTAHSMENIPKVNRASTVLTRSRQSISISDQTRSALQSESFDKAEVCPWDVEQEPTGDRNQKHVTYANSEDNEERPASPQALVCPWDHLPPVQKTPSEDKRLEGETESPKPQAPVSASAPGSPRPKVTKDQRVFSFRTTTSKWLSVKSVMGSMDAGSRSSKDGNFNREDSVSQKSQESASTTPRSQTSSRRPSMEKRSLQKRSMTTSEGKPCLVKQNAIRLSSGDSSDRSPRKFVIVKSAVYPWDIDDMQKDGTYDNVFLSRQNSKRSSISSWDTASSSRTPSTRRRGSYRITPVRNVSHADVCPWEGAGTLQQEGPKKQQSIKADVCPWESQVSEVSNVCPWESQEQGNVRRQGSGRGEVRPWESADIPVVSHATLSKDSQRQQSLKPAADICPWETAETPQPSVRQDNEYVNICPWDIQDKTEVVYENLNPLETKGTLAVPNQQEVMKPATYPGASKEMVNNEQPLETKSALHDWGKQVTKTSDSCPWEFPDPPKIVEVICPWDEGSAESTNTDSTSQMTIKVDVCPWETGTQDGPRDSQEGVSALKAGTDALIQTEGKDNTRVNVCPWDTEPPEGNAATKMASQGLEIQTNVCPWEITGQESGKPETHKISDSHVRQDTADVCPWDTEEPKVLKKQDSTRADVCPWDTEEPKVLKKQDSTRADVCPWDTEEPKVLKKQDSTRADVCPWDTEEPKVLKKQDSARADVCPWDTEEPEVLKKQDSARADVCPWDTEEPEVLKKQDSARADVCPWDTEEPEVLKKQDSARADVCPWDTEEPGTVKEQDSTVPDVCLTDPQTSAEVDILHSETGEVTGDMETLADIGTDQMDESKTNLGRRDALCPWDMVRSRSGSFTDNASDVFTWEPENIPEEDEEDDAECAAEAFVFPPDL; translated from the exons ATGGATCCTGTTtggcttcttcttctgctcccgTCCCTCCTCAGAGCCCAGGTGACTCCAGACTCCACAGCAGGAGTCCTGGTGGAGTCAGACAACAGCACCGATTCTTTGACTAACAGCACGAGAACTTCGGACCCCGCCAGTAGCTTCAGACCCTCAGAGTCCCCCGGGTCTGCAGCCACTCCTTCAGAGGCTCCCACACAGGAGGAGGACGACTGGACTCCAGCTGAGACCTTCTTGTACACGGGAGACCCCTTCAGTCTGGAAGTGGCCCGTTGCTCACGGGCGTACAGCTCAGCGGGGCAGACGGGGTCCCTGCCCGTCAGCTTTGGCCCCCCCCTCCGGCCGGCTCTTGACGCACTGGCAAGTACTGCCAACTTCCTCAACATGATCTTCCAGGCCAGTGACCTGCGGGAGAGCACGGTGCAGGAGGACATGGAGTGGTACCACGCCCTGGTCCGAGCCCTCCTGGAGGCCGACGTGCTCATCCAGCAGGCCTTGCTCACCTTTGATGCCGACCCCACCACCCCGGTGCCACAGCTGGTGCTGCGAGCCACCCGCAACCCGACGGCCAAGGTGCAGACCATCATCCTTCAGGACTTATCCAAGGCCTGGGAGAGCCTGCACCCGCCGGCCCCGGCCCCCGACGACAGCTGGTTCACAAGCTTCAAGTTCCCAGAGTCCAACCAGCCAATGGCAGCCCTGTCTAAGCGGGTGCTGCTCAATGACCTCAGCACCTTGGACACGCCCAAGTGGGGGCAGGGTGACAGCTACGTGACCAATCGCAGCGGGGTGCGCTGGGCCAGCGCCCCCTTTCTGGACTGTGAGGACGGACGCTTCGTGCCAGGCTGGATGCTGACGCTGTCCACATCTTTCTACGGCCTCAAGCCAGACCTGACACCTGAGTTCAG AGGTGTGATCCGTGTGGACGTCAACATCCAGGACATCGACTTGGACCAGTGTGCAGCAGGAGACAGCTGGTTTGCTGATACACACCAGTGCAACCGCACCAGCATGGAG TGTGTACCAGTACCAGGCCGTGGCTTTCGCCTGGGTCAGTACTGCTGCCGCTGTCAAGAGGGCTTCTACAACCCGGAGCTAATTCCTCTGGACTCAG ATGGCGGCCCTGTGAACCGGAGTGAAGGCGGCGATATGTGTTACCCGAACATGCCCATCTGTCTCCCGTGCTGGCCGGGCTGTAAGAGCTGTGAGGATGGCACCCCCTGCTGGGTGCAGGAGGACTGGCTTCTCAGGGCCGCCGTGCTGGCCATCCAGGGGGTCTTCATGCTCCTCATCTTCGTCAGCATGCTGGCGGCCTACAGGCATCGTCGAAACCGG AGGATCCGAGCGTCCGGCCTCCTCCTGCTGGAGATGATCTTGTTCGGCTCTCTGCTCCTCTACTTCCCG GTTTTCATCCTTTACTTCAAGCCGAGCACCTTCAGGTGTATCCTGCTCCGCTGGGTCCGAATGCTCGGCTTCTCCATCGTCTATGGCATCGTCACTCTGAAGATGTACAG ggtgctgaaggtgttccTCTCACGCACGGCCCAGAGGGTGCCCTACATGTCCAGCCTCCACCTGCTGAGGATTCTGGGAGTGATGCTGATGACGGTCAGCTGGTTCCTGTGTGCGTGGACGGTGGGCGTCCTCCAGAACCGCGACAGGAACATCCCGGTGTTCGTCACGACCAACACGACAGACGGACAGGGCTTCAACTTGTGTTACCTGGACCGCTGGGACTACATGATGGCTGTGG CTGAGCTTCTGTTCCTGTGCTGGGGGAGCTCCCTGTGGACCGCCGTCAGGCCGGTGCCCTCGGCCTTCCACGAGCCTCGCTACATGGGCATCGCCATCCACAACgagctgctcctctcctccatgttcCACCTGTTGCG GTTCAccttcccctctctccatcctgactggatgctgctgctctccttcacacacactcatgtcacCATCACTGTGACGCTCGCCCTGCTCTTCATTCCCAAG TTTCTTCACGTGTCCAAGCCGGGGAGGGAGGAGATCGCAGCAGAGGTGTATGAAGATGAAGTGGACCTGCGGCGCTCTGGCTCGTACCTGAACAGCAGTTTTCACTCTGCTTGGAGTGAGCACAGTGTCGACCCAGAAGACTTTCGG GATGAACTGAAGAAGTTATATGCCCAGTTAGAAGTCCACAAGACGAAGAAGATGACCGCAAACAACCCCCATCTCTCAAAGAAGCGGAGTTCTAGATGTGCACTTGGGAGGTCCATTATTAAACGCATCGCTGAGATCCCAGAATCCATGAGCCGACAGTGCAGCCGCGAGGAGAAAGATGGATCCTTCCACAGTAGAagtgtgaacatgtctgactaTTCCAGGCGGACCCCAGATACCGTCAGTATCAGTTACAAAAGTTCTATGAAATCTCCATCACCATCGCCGTCTATGCGCAAGTCCCAAAGTGAACATCACTATGTCCGAGAACGAGACTCTTCCAAGCGTGACTCGATGTTAAAGGCCCACGTTGTGAAGACACCCTCCCAGAGATCTCAGACAGACTCCTTAGATATTCCACCAGGGGTCTGTAAGTCCGCCAGCGCCCAGAATCTGACTATTGATATCAATCTCCTGCATCCTGATCACACTAGACTCCATAAGTCCTGGAGTCTCACCTCCACTACCGCACATTCTATGGAAAATATACCAAAGGTCAACAGAGCCAGCACAGTGCTGACAAGGTCCCGGCAGAGCATTTCCATCAGTGACCAGACCAGGAGCGCTCTACAGTCAGAGTCCTTTGACAAGGCTGAGGTCTGTCCTTGGGACGTGGAGCAAGAACCAACAGGCGATAGGAATCAGAAGCATGTCACCTATGCAAACTCTGAGGACAATGAGGAAAGGCCAGCATCTCCACAGGCACTTGTCTGTCCCTGGGACCATTTACCACCCGTCCAAAAGACTCCTTCTGAGGACAAAAGACTTGAAGGTGAAACTGAGTCGCCCAAACCACAAGCTCCCGTTTCTGCAAGCGCGCCAGGGTCTCCAAGACCAAAGGTCACCAAAGATCAGCGCGTCTTTTCCTTCCGCACCACCACTAGTAAGTGGCTCTCTGTGAAATCAGTCATGGGGTCCATGGATGCAGGAAGCAGATCCAGTAAGGACGGAAATTTCAATCGAGAGGATTCTGTCTCACAAAAAAGCCAGGAAAGTGCTTCTACAACACCGAGATCACAAACATCTAGCAGGCGCCCAAGCATGGAAAAGAGGTCACTGCAGAAAAGAAGTATGACAACATCAGAAGGAAAACCATGTCTTGTAAAGCAGAATGCAATCAGACTGTCCTCTGGGGATTCCTCGGACAGAAGCCCAAGAAAGTTTGTGATTGTAAAATCTGCTGTGTACCCATGGGACATAGATGATATGCAAAAAGACGGAACCTATGATAATGTGTTTCTATCGAGGCAGAACAGCAAACGTAGTAGTATCAGTTCCTGGGACACTGCTAGCAGCTCAAGAACTCCTTCAACTCGCAGAAGAGGGAGTTATAGAATTACACCGGTCCGTAATGTTTCTCATGCAGATGTGTGTCCATGGGAGGGAGCTGGTACTTTGCAGCAAGAAGGACCAAAGAAGCAGCAGAGCATTAAAGCAGATGTCTGCCCCTGGGAATCACAGGTATCTGAAGTATCAAATGTTTGTCCATGGGAATCGCAAGAGCAAGGGAATGTGAGAAGACAAGGAAGTGGTCGTGGGGAAGTGCGTCCTTGGGAATCTGCAGATATTCCAGTTGTTTCTCATGCTACTCTGTCCAAAGATTCACAGAGACAACAGTCTTTAAAACCTGCAGCAGATATATGTCCGTGGGAGACGGCAGAAACTCCCCAACCCTCAGTAAGACAAGATAATGAATATGTTAATATTTGTCCTTGGGATATTCAGGACAAGACTGAAGTTGTATATGAAAATCTAAATCCTTTGGAGACCAAGGGAACGTTGGCAGTTCCCAATCAACAAGAGGTGATGAAACCTGCCACGTATCCTGGTGCATCAAAAGAAATGGTAAATAATGAGCAACCACTGGAAACAAAATCAGCTCttcatgattggggtaaacaagTGACCAAGACATCGGACAGTTGTCCATGGGAATTCCCTGATCCTCCTAAAATTGTTGAAGTTATTTGTCCCTGGGATGAGGGAAGTGCAGAGtcaacaaacacagactcaaCTTCACAGATGACCATCAAGGTAGATGTTTGTCCCTGGGAAACAGGAACCCAAGACGGACCACGAGACTCACAAGAGGGCGTCTCAGCTTTGAAAGCTGGTACAGATGCACTCATTCAGACTGAGGGAAAAGACAACACAAGAGTAAATGTATGCCCCTGGGACACTGAGCCCCCTGAAGGAAATGCAGCTACCAAGATGGCATCACAAGGGCtggaaatacaaacaaatgtttgtccATGGGAAATTACAGGACAAGAGTCAGGAAAGCCAGAGACCCACAAAATATCTGACAGTCATGTAAGACAAGACACAGCAGATGTTTGTCCGTGGGACACAGAAGAACCAAAGGTTCTCAAAAAGCAAGACAGCACCCGGGCAGATGTTTGTCCGTGGGACACAGAAGAACCAAAGGTTCTCAAAAAGCAAGACAGCACCCGGGCAGATGTTTGTCCGTGGGACACAGAAGAACCAAAGGTTCTAAAGAAGCAAGACAGCACTCGGGCAGATGTTTGTCCGTGGGACACAGAAGAACCAAAAGTTCTAAAAAAGCAAGACAGTGCTCGGGCCGATGTTTGTCCGTGGGACACAGAAGAACCAGAGGTTCTCAAAAAGCAAGACAGCGCTCGGGCAGATGTTTGTCCGTGGGACACAGAAGAACCAGAGGTTCTCAAAAAGCAAGACAGCGCTCGGGCAGATGTTTGTCCGTGGGACACAGAAGAACCAGAGGTTCTCAAAAAGCAAGACAGCGCTCGGGCAGATGTTTGTCCGTGGGACACAGAAGAACCGGGAACCGTCAAAGAGCAAGACAGCACTGTACCTGATGTTTGTTTGACGGatccacaaacatctgctgaAGTGGACATTCTCCACAGTGAGACAGGTGAAGTGACAGGAGATATGGAGACACTCGCTGACATCGGCACAG